A single region of the Mycobacterium avium subsp. avium genome encodes:
- a CDS encoding ABC transporter permease, protein MALRAAYPRLTRQLERPDALLAGIGDHALFYGKALAGMPFAATRYTREVVRLVAEISMGAGTLAMIGGTVVIVGFLTLAAGGTLAIQGYTSLGNIGIEALTGFLAAFINVRIAAPVVAGIGLAATFGAGVTAQLGAMRINEEVDALESMAIRPVAYLVSTRILAGMLAITPLYSIAVILSFVASQFTTTFLLGQSQGLYQHYFNTFLNPIDLLWSFLQAILMALTILLIHTYYGYFASGGPAGVGNATGNAVRTSLIVVVSVTLLVSLSIYGTNGNFNLSG, encoded by the coding sequence GTGGCGCTGAGGGCTGCATACCCACGACTGACCCGCCAACTCGAGCGGCCGGACGCCCTGCTGGCGGGGATCGGCGATCATGCGCTGTTCTACGGCAAAGCGCTCGCCGGGATGCCCTTCGCGGCTACCCGCTACACGCGCGAGGTCGTCCGCTTGGTCGCCGAGATCAGCATGGGCGCAGGCACTTTGGCGATGATCGGCGGAACGGTGGTGATCGTCGGCTTCCTGACGCTGGCAGCGGGCGGCACGCTGGCCATTCAGGGGTACACCTCGCTGGGAAACATCGGCATCGAGGCGCTGACCGGCTTTTTGGCCGCGTTCATCAACGTGCGCATCGCGGCGCCGGTGGTCGCCGGGATCGGGCTGGCGGCCACCTTCGGCGCCGGCGTGACGGCTCAGTTGGGCGCCATGCGGATCAACGAGGAAGTCGATGCGTTGGAGAGCATGGCAATTCGGCCGGTTGCCTACCTGGTGAGCACCAGGATCCTGGCCGGGATGCTGGCGATCACGCCGTTGTACAGCATCGCCGTGATCCTGTCGTTCGTGGCCAGTCAGTTCACCACGACGTTCCTGCTGGGGCAGTCACAGGGTTTGTACCAGCACTACTTCAACACGTTCCTGAACCCCATCGACTTGTTGTGGTCCTTCCTGCAGGCGATTTTGATGGCGCTGACCATCCTGTTGATCCACACGTACTACGGCTATTTCGCTTCCGGCGGGCCGGCCGGTGTCGGCAACGCCACCGGCAACGCGGTGCGCACGTCGCTCATCGTCGTGGTGTCGGTGACGCTGTTGGTCTCGCTGTCTATCTACGGTACGAACGGCAACTTCAACCTTTCCGGTTAG
- a CDS encoding CaiB/BaiF CoA transferase family protein yields the protein MRPLEGIRVLEVAMYGFVPSAGAVLAEWGAEVVKVEHAVTGDPQRGLRQTGMLRVEGDPNPNIEHANRGKRSIGLDISVPEGKEVLYELARRSDVFLTSFLPAHRKKFGIDVDDIRTVNPKIVYARGSALGPRGAESEKGGYDMTAFWCRAGTAATITPAGMPGMIAPPGPAYGDTISGTNLAGGIAAALLKRERTGEPSVVDVSLLGSGLWSLGHTVALTNHLHQRLESPPPGVHGAPNNPLVGLYTTSDGRYISFVMMQPTKFWADVCRHVDLPELADDPRFDTAENIAANTGDAVELLTKAIATRTLAEWTERFATLAGPWAPVQDTLQAADDAQIRANEYIVRAGELELVANPVQFDVAAPQTGPAPGFAEQTDEILMELGLDWDRIIELKTAGAVT from the coding sequence ATGAGGCCGCTGGAAGGCATCCGCGTCCTGGAAGTCGCCATGTACGGGTTCGTCCCGTCGGCGGGCGCCGTGCTGGCCGAGTGGGGCGCCGAGGTGGTCAAGGTCGAGCACGCGGTGACCGGTGACCCGCAGCGTGGGCTCCGCCAGACCGGGATGCTGCGCGTCGAGGGCGATCCCAACCCCAACATCGAGCACGCCAACCGCGGCAAGCGCAGCATCGGGCTGGACATATCGGTGCCGGAGGGCAAGGAAGTGCTCTACGAGTTGGCCCGCCGCTCGGATGTGTTCCTCACGAGCTTCCTTCCCGCTCACCGGAAGAAGTTCGGCATCGACGTCGACGACATTCGTACGGTCAATCCGAAGATCGTCTACGCCCGAGGGAGCGCGCTCGGCCCCCGGGGCGCCGAATCGGAAAAGGGTGGCTACGACATGACCGCCTTCTGGTGCCGGGCGGGAACCGCTGCGACGATCACGCCCGCCGGCATGCCGGGAATGATCGCCCCGCCCGGACCGGCCTACGGTGACACCATCTCGGGCACCAACCTGGCCGGCGGGATCGCGGCGGCACTGCTCAAGCGGGAGCGCACCGGCGAACCGTCCGTCGTCGACGTCTCGCTGCTGGGCAGCGGTCTGTGGTCGCTGGGCCACACCGTCGCGCTGACCAATCATCTGCACCAGCGGCTGGAATCACCGCCGCCCGGAGTGCACGGCGCGCCGAACAATCCGTTGGTGGGGCTATACACGACCTCCGACGGCCGCTATATCTCCTTCGTGATGATGCAGCCCACCAAGTTCTGGGCCGACGTGTGCCGGCATGTCGACCTGCCCGAGCTGGCCGACGACCCGCGCTTCGACACGGCCGAAAACATCGCCGCCAACACGGGGGACGCGGTGGAACTGCTGACCAAGGCCATCGCCACCCGGACGTTGGCCGAATGGACCGAGCGCTTCGCCACCCTCGCCGGGCCGTGGGCGCCGGTCCAGGACACCCTGCAAGCGGCCGACGATGCCCAGATCCGGGCGAACGAGTACATCGTGCGGGCGGGCGAGCTGGAGCTCGTCGCCAACCCGGTACAGTTCGACGTCGCAGCACCGCAGACCGGGCCGGCCCCCGGATTCGCCGAGCAGACCGACGAGATCCTGATGGAGCTCGGCCTCGACTGGGACCGCATCATCGAACTCAAGACGGCCGGCGCCGTCACCTGA
- a CDS encoding MlaE family ABC transporter permease: MADLRAERWSTGLPALRLKVDVSGAMQAVGALFAMSADAVKYLFRRPFQWREFLEQSWFVARVSLAPTLLVAIPFTVLVSFTLNILLRELGAADLSGAGAAFGAVTQLGPLVTVLIVAGAGATAMCADLGSRTIREEIDAMEVLGINPIQRLVTPRMLASGLVAFLLNSLVVIIGVLGGYVFSVFVQDVNPGAFAAGITLLTGVPEVVISCIKAALFGLIAGLVACYRGLSITGGGAKAVGNAVNETVVYAFMSLFVVNVVVTAIGIKMTAK; the protein is encoded by the coding sequence ATGGCGGATTTGCGTGCCGAGCGATGGTCTACGGGGTTGCCCGCGCTGCGACTGAAGGTCGACGTGTCCGGGGCGATGCAGGCCGTCGGAGCCTTGTTCGCCATGTCGGCCGACGCGGTCAAGTACTTGTTCCGCCGGCCGTTCCAGTGGCGGGAGTTCCTGGAGCAATCCTGGTTCGTCGCGCGGGTGTCGTTGGCCCCAACCCTGTTGGTAGCCATCCCGTTTACCGTGCTCGTCAGCTTCACGCTCAACATCCTGTTGCGTGAACTTGGCGCGGCGGATCTGTCCGGCGCGGGCGCCGCGTTCGGTGCGGTCACCCAGCTCGGCCCGCTGGTCACGGTGTTGATCGTGGCCGGTGCGGGTGCCACCGCCATGTGTGCGGACCTGGGGTCGCGCACGATTCGTGAAGAGATCGACGCGATGGAAGTGCTGGGCATCAATCCGATTCAGCGCCTGGTGACGCCGCGCATGCTGGCTTCCGGTTTGGTGGCCTTCTTGCTCAACAGCCTGGTCGTCATCATCGGCGTCCTCGGTGGCTACGTCTTTTCGGTGTTTGTCCAAGACGTCAATCCCGGTGCGTTCGCCGCCGGTATCACCTTGCTGACGGGCGTGCCCGAGGTCGTCATTTCCTGTATCAAGGCCGCTCTTTTCGGCCTCATCGCCGGTTTGGTCGCCTGTTATCGGGGCCTGTCGATCACCGGTGGCGGCGCGAAGGCGGTCGGCAACGCGGTGAACGAAACCGTGGTGTATGCGTTCATGTCCCTGTTCGTCGTCAACGTGGTCGTCACGGCGATCGGCATCAAGATGACGGCGAAGTAG
- a CDS encoding MCE family protein, producing the protein MLKYRGSGLVKAGLIGVVLAVMVILVGLSPDRFIAWATMVRYQALFTEAGGLATGNPVVVSGMKVGTVSDVKLHRGDALVTFALKGNILLGSETTAHIRTGTLLGERMLTLESAGTGTMHPMALIPVSRTSSPYSLTEAVSDLTTDTAGTNTTALNQSLDTLAATLDQIAPQMGPAFDALTRLSRTLNSRNKNLGELFKSAGDVTGVLSERSQQVNKLILNSDVLLQVLVARRQEIVDLLANTSAVAKQLTALVHDNESKLAPTLERLNSVTAMLEKNRDNISKALPGLKKFEITVGEAISSMYAYSAFVPNFLAPQLFQPFLDYLWGFRTFDTARGPGHPSPVPRSLIPWPYNGIPVCPGCTLGGRVGGSQ; encoded by the coding sequence ATGCTCAAGTATCGCGGATCTGGGCTCGTCAAGGCTGGGCTCATCGGTGTCGTCCTGGCGGTGATGGTGATCCTGGTGGGACTGTCGCCGGACCGGTTCATCGCGTGGGCGACCATGGTCAGGTACCAGGCGCTGTTCACCGAGGCCGGCGGCCTTGCCACGGGCAATCCGGTGGTGGTGTCGGGAATGAAGGTCGGCACCGTGTCGGACGTGAAGCTGCATCGCGGCGACGCCCTGGTGACCTTTGCGCTGAAGGGCAACATCCTGCTCGGGTCGGAGACCACCGCGCACATCCGCACCGGGACGCTGCTGGGTGAGCGGATGCTGACGCTGGAGTCCGCCGGCACCGGCACCATGCACCCGATGGCACTGATTCCGGTGTCGCGCACGTCGTCGCCGTACTCGCTGACCGAAGCGGTCAGCGACTTGACCACCGACACCGCCGGGACGAACACCACGGCGCTGAACCAGTCTTTGGACACGCTGGCTGCGACGCTCGACCAGATCGCACCCCAGATGGGGCCGGCCTTCGACGCGCTCACCCGCTTGTCGCGAACCCTCAACAGCCGCAACAAGAACCTCGGCGAGTTGTTCAAGAGCGCCGGCGATGTCACCGGAGTCCTTTCCGAACGCAGCCAGCAGGTCAACAAGCTCATCCTCAACTCCGACGTGCTGCTCCAAGTCCTGGTGGCGCGCCGGCAGGAGATCGTGGACCTGCTGGCCAACACGTCGGCGGTGGCCAAGCAGCTGACGGCGTTGGTGCACGACAACGAAAGCAAGCTGGCGCCGACGCTGGAGAGACTGAACTCGGTCACCGCGATGCTGGAAAAGAACCGCGACAACATCAGCAAGGCGCTGCCGGGCCTCAAGAAATTCGAGATCACGGTGGGTGAGGCGATCTCGAGCATGTACGCCTACTCGGCGTTCGTCCCGAACTTCCTTGCACCGCAACTCTTCCAGCCGTTCCTGGACTACCTGTGGGGATTCCGCACCTTCGACACGGCTCGCGGTCCGGGCCACCCCTCGCCGGTTCCTCGGTCGCTGATTCCCTGGCCGTACAACGGGATTCCGGTATGCCCCGGCTGCACGTTGGGTGGCCGGGTCGGAGGGTCGCAATGA
- a CDS encoding MCE family protein has translation MRTRATLIKFAVFAVVMAMLTAFLFFIFGQYRTGATNGYSAVFTDVSRLKPGQSVRVAGIRVGTVNSVSLQPDKKVVVKFDADRNIVLTEGTRAAVRYLNLVGDRYLELVDGPGSPKRLPAGGQIPVSRTAPALDLDLLLGGLKPVTQGLNARDVNALTSGLLQVFQGQGGTLDSLFTKATSFSNALADNDQTVQQLIDNLNIVIGTISKDGKQFSGAVDRLERLVSGLSDDRNTIGSAIDALDRGTASLADLLAQARPPLTGTIDQLNRLAPILDNDKDRLDAAIGKAPKNYRKLVRLGANGATIPYYLCMLELRGTDLQGKTVRAPIFRSDAGRCTEP, from the coding sequence ATGAGAACACGCGCCACACTGATCAAGTTCGCCGTCTTCGCGGTTGTGATGGCGATGCTGACCGCCTTCCTGTTCTTCATCTTCGGCCAGTACCGCACGGGTGCGACGAACGGCTATTCGGCGGTGTTCACCGACGTGTCGCGGCTCAAGCCGGGGCAGTCGGTGCGGGTCGCCGGGATCCGGGTGGGCACGGTCAACAGCGTTTCGTTGCAGCCGGACAAAAAGGTCGTGGTGAAGTTCGACGCCGACCGCAACATCGTCCTCACCGAGGGCACCCGGGCGGCGGTCCGCTACCTCAACCTGGTCGGCGATCGCTACCTGGAACTGGTCGACGGTCCGGGCTCGCCCAAGCGGCTGCCGGCCGGCGGTCAGATCCCCGTCAGTCGCACCGCGCCGGCGCTCGATCTCGACCTGCTGCTCGGCGGGCTCAAACCCGTTACCCAGGGCCTGAATGCGCGCGACGTCAACGCGTTGACCTCAGGACTCCTGCAGGTCTTCCAGGGGCAGGGCGGCACTCTCGACTCGCTGTTCACCAAGGCGACGTCGTTCTCGAATGCCCTGGCCGACAACGACCAAACCGTGCAGCAACTGATCGACAACCTCAACATCGTGATCGGCACGATCTCCAAAGACGGCAAACAGTTTTCCGGCGCGGTCGATCGCCTCGAGCGTCTCGTCAGCGGACTGTCCGATGACCGCAACACCATCGGTTCCGCCATCGACGCCCTGGACCGGGGAACCGCCTCGCTGGCGGATCTGCTTGCCCAGGCGCGGCCGCCGCTGACCGGAACCATCGATCAGTTGAATCGGCTGGCGCCGATTCTCGACAACGACAAGGACCGCCTCGACGCGGCAATTGGCAAGGCGCCCAAGAACTATCGCAAGCTGGTTCGGCTCGGCGCGAACGGCGCCACCATCCCCTACTACCTATGCATGTTGGAGCTGCGCGGCACGGACCTTCAGGGCAAGACGGTGCGAGCTCCCATATTCCGTTCAGATGCTGGAAGGTGCACGGAACCCTGA
- a CDS encoding MCE family protein, translating to MTQNVPAGRGAIAGRPPRPGHAHPPAGRNYLPPLLGLATILIIGLIFAVAVGLFQGSFTETVPVTVISQRAGLVMNPDAKVKMRGVQVGKVASIESLPNGQAAIHLAMDPSQMHFIPSNVLVDIASSTVFGAKSIQLVEPAQPSAQRLRAGQTLQGQHVMVEINTVFQELVSVLSHIDPPKLNESLGALAQAFSGRGPQLGQSLSDLDSFLARLEPSLPAFRHDLSVLPTVSNAYADAAPDLVKTAANATRISKTLVDEQHNLDALLISAIGLADIGNDVLSTNRQPLTNVLHLLVPTTDLTNEYAPALTCSFGGLITIAHGPPLSEPSINISASLTWGGERYRYPTNLPKVAATGGPKCMGLPTLPFNTNPPQFITDIGANPVGYGNPQLLINSDLLKQLLYGPIAGPPRNSAQVGMPG from the coding sequence GTGACGCAGAATGTGCCAGCCGGTCGCGGCGCGATCGCCGGTCGACCCCCGCGGCCGGGCCATGCCCACCCGCCCGCGGGGCGGAATTACCTGCCGCCCCTGCTCGGACTGGCCACCATCCTCATCATCGGCCTGATCTTCGCCGTGGCGGTGGGCCTGTTTCAGGGTTCGTTCACTGAAACCGTTCCGGTGACGGTGATTTCGCAACGAGCCGGTCTGGTCATGAACCCGGACGCCAAGGTCAAGATGCGCGGCGTGCAGGTGGGCAAGGTCGCCTCCATCGAATCACTGCCCAACGGCCAAGCGGCCATTCACCTCGCGATGGACCCGTCGCAGATGCACTTCATCCCGAGCAACGTGCTGGTCGACATCGCGTCGTCGACGGTGTTCGGCGCCAAGTCGATCCAACTGGTGGAACCCGCCCAACCCTCGGCCCAGCGGCTGCGCGCCGGTCAGACGCTGCAGGGCCAGCACGTCATGGTCGAGATCAACACGGTGTTCCAGGAATTGGTGTCGGTGCTGTCGCACATCGACCCGCCGAAACTCAACGAGTCCCTGGGTGCGCTTGCCCAAGCGTTCAGTGGGCGCGGCCCACAGCTGGGCCAGTCGCTCAGCGACCTGGATTCGTTCCTCGCCCGGCTGGAGCCGAGCCTTCCCGCGTTCCGCCATGACCTCTCCGTCCTGCCGACGGTGTCGAACGCCTATGCCGACGCGGCGCCCGACCTGGTGAAGACCGCGGCCAACGCGACCCGGATCAGCAAGACACTGGTCGACGAACAGCACAACCTGGACGCGCTGCTGATCAGCGCGATCGGCTTGGCCGACATCGGCAATGACGTCTTGTCGACGAACCGCCAACCGCTGACGAACGTGCTGCATCTACTCGTGCCGACGACCGATCTGACCAACGAGTACGCGCCGGCGCTCACTTGCAGTTTCGGCGGGCTGATAACCATCGCGCACGGTCCGCCGCTGTCGGAACCGAGCATCAACATCTCGGCGAGCCTCACCTGGGGCGGCGAACGCTATCGCTACCCGACGAACCTGCCCAAGGTCGCGGCCACCGGCGGCCCCAAGTGCATGGGCCTGCCGACCCTGCCGTTCAACACCAACCCGCCGCAATTCATCACCGACATCGGGGCCAACCCGGTCGGATACGGAAACCCGCAGCTGCTGATCAACTCCGATCTGCTCAAACAGCTGTTGTACGGGCCGATCGCGGGCCCGCCGCGCAACTCCGCACAGGTGGGGATGCCCGGATGA
- a CDS encoding MCE family protein, with protein MSSRVPRNRLAALAAVVLVGLILAGAAVLVRNTFFGQKTITAYFTTATAIYPNDEVRVSGVKVGNIKSIEPQGTQAKMTLKVDHDVPIPADAKAVIVASNLVSARYVQLSPAYRDSGPVMPDGAVIPVERTAVPVEWDEVKTQLMRLATDLGPKSGVSGTSVGRFIDSAANALDGNGDKLRQTLAQLSGVGRILANGSGNIVDIIKNLQTFVGALRDSNVQIVQFNDRLATLTSVVNDSKSDLDAALTDLSTAVGEVQRFIAGTRNQTSEQIARLADVTQILVDHHMDLENILHAAPNALGNFFNDYNADTGTIVGGFGIMNFANPTFSGLMVPLPVPGCTAVGAIENITAVESGKLCSLFLGPGLRVLNFNNLPIPINIFLQKSVDPSKILYSEPRLAPGGEGPKPGPPEIPPAVSAYTGLPGDPVGPPGAEPPARIPGAAMPLPPPPSTPMPPPPPPEPGVSGMLLPAQGPQQ; from the coding sequence ATGAGCTCCCGGGTCCCCCGCAACAGGCTGGCGGCGCTGGCGGCCGTTGTCCTGGTCGGACTCATCCTCGCCGGCGCCGCGGTGCTCGTCCGCAACACGTTTTTCGGGCAAAAGACGATCACCGCCTACTTCACCACCGCCACCGCGATTTACCCCAACGACGAGGTGCGGGTATCGGGTGTCAAGGTCGGCAACATCAAATCCATTGAGCCCCAAGGCACCCAGGCCAAGATGACGCTCAAGGTCGACCATGACGTGCCGATTCCGGCGGACGCCAAGGCGGTTATCGTCGCCTCGAACCTGGTGTCCGCCCGCTACGTGCAACTCTCGCCGGCCTACCGCGACAGCGGGCCGGTCATGCCCGACGGCGCGGTGATCCCGGTGGAACGGACCGCCGTGCCGGTCGAGTGGGACGAGGTCAAGACCCAATTGATGAGGCTGGCAACGGATTTGGGGCCCAAGAGTGGCGTGTCGGGGACGTCGGTGGGCCGGTTCATCGACAGCGCCGCCAATGCGCTCGACGGCAACGGCGACAAGCTCCGGCAGACCCTGGCTCAACTGTCAGGCGTGGGCCGCATCCTTGCCAACGGCAGCGGCAACATCGTCGACATCATCAAAAACCTGCAGACCTTCGTCGGCGCGTTGCGCGACAGCAACGTCCAGATCGTGCAGTTCAACGACCGACTGGCCACGCTCACCAGCGTCGTCAATGACAGCAAGTCGGACCTGGACGCGGCGCTGACCGATCTGTCGACGGCGGTCGGCGAGGTGCAGCGTTTCATCGCCGGAACGCGTAACCAGACCAGCGAGCAGATTGCCCGGTTGGCCGATGTCACACAGATTTTGGTGGATCACCACATGGATCTGGAAAACATCCTGCACGCGGCGCCGAACGCGCTGGGCAACTTCTTCAACGACTACAACGCCGACACCGGAACCATCGTCGGCGGGTTCGGGATCATGAACTTCGCGAACCCGACGTTCTCGGGCCTCATGGTTCCGCTGCCCGTGCCCGGCTGCACGGCAGTCGGTGCCATCGAGAACATCACCGCGGTCGAATCGGGCAAGCTGTGCTCGCTGTTCCTCGGGCCCGGGTTGCGGGTGCTCAACTTCAACAACCTGCCGATTCCGATCAATATCTTCCTGCAGAAGTCGGTGGACCCGTCCAAGATCCTCTACAGCGAACCGCGCCTCGCCCCCGGCGGCGAGGGCCCGAAGCCCGGACCGCCCGAGATCCCGCCCGCGGTGTCGGCCTACACCGGCCTGCCCGGTGATCCCGTGGGACCGCCGGGGGCGGAGCCGCCCGCGCGGATACCGGGCGCAGCGATGCCGCTGCCGCCGCCGCCATCGACACCGATGCCGCCGCCACCGCCCCCGGAGCCGGGCGTGTCCGGCATGCTGCTGCCGGCGCAAGGGCCACAACAATGA